The genomic DNA GCCCGTTTCTTAAAAACATTAAGGACAAGATAATAACAATATTTACCACTGCTACAAACAGCCCAGCTTGCAGGATTTTCGAACGGTGATTAAGCTTGCTTAAAAACAGGATCCCAGCAATGCCGCTGCATAAAATATATATGCCTATGGAAATATGAAGTGATCCGGTAATACCCTCATTAAAAATGATGCTTCCGCATATTGCCAAAGTAATCGTCATAAACACAGCCAATTTTTCGTCAATTAAGATTTTAATGAGCATAGGCGCCATCGCTGCAGGAAATAAATAGCCTATTTCTGAATAATCGAATTCCTGGAACAAGCTGATGATTTTCATTATAATAATGGACAGAATAAAAATAAGACTAAACATAAGCAAATATGTTCGTTTTCTAGCCGTTTCAACATCCAGCTCGTGAAAATAATAGTAGAGAGCGGACAAAATGACAGAAATAATAATGCCTAGGCCAAGGAAAGGCTGAATTGATTTATCATTATCGAGCATGCCGACAAGCTCAAGCTGCCGGTAAATATCCCGGTTAATCAATTGCCCTTCTTCTACTAAAATTTGCCCTTGAAGAATTTTTACAGGTTCTATATCTTCCATCGCTTGCCGGCGGAGTTCCTCGGTGGCAATTGGATCATAAAACTCGTTTTGAATAATGGCATATCTCCCCAGCTCTATGGCTGCTCTTTTTATATTTCCTGAAAGGCTCGTAAATTTTAATTCTTCTTCCAAGCGTTTTTTTGCATTTTCAACTTCATCCGCCGGTATCCTTTGGCTCATGATGTTATTTATTGCAGTTACTGTTAAATCCTTAGCAATGGATAACTCGTCTTTCGATGCCTGTAATAGTGATTTAAACACATGATCTGATAAATCTTTTGTAACATTTTCGGTCAGTTTTTCTTTTAACCTAGACAATTTTTCTGATATGCTCGGCTCCGAAACGGCATCCGGTTTTTCTCCTTTTTTGACCGCTTCTTCATATTCCTTTTTCTTCTTGTCCATTTCCTCTTTAATTTCCCCGTTTAATTCCGATACAGAATCAAAAATTGAAGAGATTAAATCAACCCTGTTTTCAGTATATTCTTTTTTTAGAGTATAAACATCCTTCACTTGATCGCTGGCTTCTCTGCGCTTCTTTTCTGTACTTTCTTTGTCTTCAATCGTTATGGGCGACCGTATTGTTTGATCCGCAACTGAAAAAAGCTTGATATCAAGTTTTTCCGGTTTGACATTGCTGTACATGGCCGCATATAGAACGATTCCTAAAATAAAAAATAAAAGCACTCTGAAAAAAGTAATATCCAACAAATTCCCTATTTTTGCAAACTGATGCTGAAGTTTTTGCATCTTCTCTACCCCTCCTATCATGGCGAGAAAATTGTCTGCCAGATAAGCGAACAATGAAATATGGATCTAATTATGTAAAATGATAACAGTTTTTTTGCCAACTTTCATCCTCAAAAATAGCCGTCCGGCATTCCGAACGGCTATTGATTCTCTGACTTTTCATAAGCTTCAATAATTTTTCCAACAAGGGGATGGCGCACTACATCACTTTGTTCCAAATGAATAAAGGCGATACCTCTTACATTTTGTAAAATTTCTTCAGCGGTAATTAATCCTGATTTTATCCCTCTTGGCAAATCTACCTGTGATTTATCACCAGTAATCACCATTTTTGAACCGAATCCCAAGCGGGTTAGAAACATTTTCATTTGCGCTTGAGTCGTATTTTGCGCTTCATCTAAAATGACAAAAGCATCGTCCAATGTTCTACCCCTCATATAAGCTAGCGGAGCAATCTCAATTGTTCCTCTTTCAATCAGCCTCAAGGTATGTTCAACACCCAAAATATCATGAAGGGCATCATACAAAGGGCGTAAATATGGATCAACTTTTTCTTTTAAGTCACCCGGCAAAAATCCAAGGTTTTCACCTGCTTCCACTGCAGGCCGAGTGAGAATAATCCTTTTCACATTGCCGTTTTTCAAGGCATTTACTGCCATAACAACTGCCAGATATGTTTTCCCAGTTCCGGCAGGACCAATCCCAAATACTAAATCATGTTTTCTTATGGCAGTTATATATTGGCTTTGACCAAGTGTTTTTACCCGAATCGATTTTCCTTTTGCATTTTTCGTGATTTCTTCTTCATATAAATCTTCAAAATAATCAAGTGTCCCTTTTTGTCCCAATTGTAGAGCATACATCACATCTCTTTGACCTACAGGAATCCCTTTTCGAATAACAGTTACTAATTTTTCAAGAATTTCGTTGACCATTTCCACTTTTTCGGTATCACCCGAAACAAATACTGTTTCCCCACGAGTTACAATCGAAACATTAAGTTCTTGTTCAATTATTTTCAGATTCATGTCGGAATTCCCGAACAAAGCAATTGCTTCATTTGGATTTTGTAAATGGATATCGATTGTTTTCAACTCTTCTGCCATTCTCAGTCTCCTTGGATAATTGGTTGTCCTTGTGCAATGTTTTCTATTATTTGAAAGTGAATTACTAAATTTACTTTACCATTCTCTATAGATTGGTGCAAAATTTTTTCGCCTTTAATCACTGCATCTTCAGGAAGACGGTTTTTAAGATCATTTCTCGCTGCAATTTTTGCCATCTTAATGGCATCCTCATTTGAATAAATTCTAGTTACCTTTTCCCTTTCACGAATTGTTTCGGTTTCAATCGATAATGGCAGGTTCCATTTTAAAAACCGGATATTTTTTTCGTGCCGTTCTTTTTCATACTCTGAATATTCCGGTTTTTTAAAGCCCCATACATTGATACGCAAGCTTCCTATTTTTAGATAATATTTCCTTTTCTCGTTTCCATTAAATACTTGAAAAGTACTTTTAAGAGGCAGGTCTACCTCTGACTTATACCAAGTTTCACCTAAAATTTCACCTTTGGCTGCAACGTTGACTATTTTCCCTTCTTTTCCATATGTTCCGGAAACAAGCAGTTGTCCGGGAAGAACATGTTCATGGACTTTGACGATCGGAACCCCTTTTTCAACAAACATGTCCACTATAACAGCCTTTTTTTTCGCTACTAAATGTCTTGGACTTAAATATTCAGATTTTTTCGGTTCTTTTTTTTCCACAATTTGAAAATGGAAGGTTGTCCCTTTTAATTCCACTCCAACCCAGGTTATCGCCTTAACATTGTTCGTTAACTCACGTTGGATTGATTCTACATCGTCTAAAAAAAATTGCAGTTTACCAATTTTAATCCCCATTTGGTTTAATTCTTTTCGGATTTGGTGTTCTGTAGCAGGGCTAGCTCCTTTTATTTCAATTCCCCAAATTGTATTTGATAAATAGATGATGAGAATAAAAAACAAGAGGATACCGATGATAAATCCACTGTTTTTCCATAGTCGCTTCAATAAAAAGGGGAGCCCGCCGCCATGTAAAAATTCAATCTTGCATTCGCTTTTTCTTGAAGCTATCCGCAATTTTTTTACATCAGGGAGTCTCATTTTAAAGGTGAGCGCGGCTGTTCCATGTCGTTTTACGTTCCAAATCAATATTCCGCTTTTTGTTAAATGATTAATGAACCTTTCAATTCCTTTGCCTGTTACTTTTACCGTTACAATTCCAATATAAAACATAATCCAATGGTTTTTCATCTTCTTCCCCCTGAATTATTCATCAATGTATAAAACTTGGTCTATTTTCCCTTCCAACAAAATTTCTTCAGGAAAGATGGTTTTTATTACAAAAGCATTTCCTTTTATTAGAAGTTGTCCTTGCTTTAATAACAGCCGCAGCTCTTTATCTGAAAAAGCTAATAGCCCTTGGTGGTTCTCAATATAGATATGAATTTGTCCGATCATGGTAATTCGGGGTAAATCCATCATGACATCTTGAGGAAGATCCATTTTTTTCGTCATCCAGTTTCTAATTAACTGGCCCCATTTTTTTGCCATAAAAAAAGAACCCCCTTTCATCTCATATGTATGAAATAAAAGGAAGTTCTAGCACTTAATTTTATCAAGAAAAGCGGAGCCGACTGATTATCCCCGACAAGCGCTGGATGTCCTGACGGTGAAGCCGCTTTTTGGCTTCACTGGCAGGACCGAAGCGACCTCGAGGGGATAGGAGGCGAAAGCTGGACAAGACTATCTTCTTTTATAGATGTAAGGCCTTTTGGAACGCGGAGGCCCTAAAATTTCCGAAAAAATAATTCCATTAAGAAGATTTGACTCTTCTACTGAAATTGATTTGTTGGAATCAATATGAGCGATATTGCTGATACTTAAGTCACTATTTTCAACAGAATTTCGGATTTGTCTTGCCTTCTGTTCAATTGCAGCTTGCTGTTTTTTTAAAGCAATGATCTGCTCTTCAGCTTTCTTTTTCTCTTCAGCATATTTCGCTTCGATTTCACCTAAATGGGCAATTGGCCTCTGCTTTTTCTTTTCCCTTTCTGGTCTTTCCATTTCTTTATGAACTGT from Bacillus methanolicus MGA3 includes the following:
- a CDS encoding PhoH family protein, producing the protein MAEELKTIDIHLQNPNEAIALFGNSDMNLKIIEQELNVSIVTRGETVFVSGDTEKVEMVNEILEKLVTVIRKGIPVGQRDVMYALQLGQKGTLDYFEDLYEEEITKNAKGKSIRVKTLGQSQYITAIRKHDLVFGIGPAGTGKTYLAVVMAVNALKNGNVKRIILTRPAVEAGENLGFLPGDLKEKVDPYLRPLYDALHDILGVEHTLRLIERGTIEIAPLAYMRGRTLDDAFVILDEAQNTTQAQMKMFLTRLGFGSKMVITGDKSQVDLPRGIKSGLITAEEILQNVRGIAFIHLEQSDVVRHPLVGKIIEAYEKSENQ
- the yqfD gene encoding sporulation protein YqfD; translation: MKNHWIMFYIGIVTVKVTGKGIERFINHLTKSGILIWNVKRHGTAALTFKMRLPDVKKLRIASRKSECKIEFLHGGGLPFLLKRLWKNSGFIIGILLFFILIIYLSNTIWGIEIKGASPATEHQIRKELNQMGIKIGKLQFFLDDVESIQRELTNNVKAITWVGVELKGTTFHFQIVEKKEPKKSEYLSPRHLVAKKKAVIVDMFVEKGVPIVKVHEHVLPGQLLVSGTYGKEGKIVNVAAKGEILGETWYKSEVDLPLKSTFQVFNGNEKRKYYLKIGSLRINVWGFKKPEYSEYEKERHEKNIRFLKWNLPLSIETETIREREKVTRIYSNEDAIKMAKIAARNDLKNRLPEDAVIKGEKILHQSIENGKVNLVIHFQIIENIAQGQPIIQGD
- the yqfC gene encoding sporulation protein YqfC — translated: MAKKWGQLIRNWMTKKMDLPQDVMMDLPRITMIGQIHIYIENHQGLLAFSDKELRLLLKQGQLLIKGNAFVIKTIFPEEILLEGKIDQVLYIDE
- a CDS encoding HD family phosphohydrolase — encoded protein: MQKLQHQFAKIGNLLDITFFRVLLFFILGIVLYAAMYSNVKPEKLDIKLFSVADQTIRSPITIEDKESTEKKRREASDQVKDVYTLKKEYTENRVDLISSIFDSVSELNGEIKEEMDKKKKEYEEAVKKGEKPDAVSEPSISEKLSRLKEKLTENVTKDLSDHVFKSLLQASKDELSIAKDLTVTAINNIMSQRIPADEVENAKKRLEEELKFTSLSGNIKRAAIELGRYAIIQNEFYDPIATEELRRQAMEDIEPVKILQGQILVEEGQLINRDIYRQLELVGMLDNDKSIQPFLGLGIIISVILSALYYYFHELDVETARKRTYLLMFSLIFILSIIIMKIISLFQEFDYSEIGYLFPAAMAPMLIKILIDEKLAVFMTITLAICGSIIFNEGITGSLHISIGIYILCSGIAGILFLSKLNHRSKILQAGLFVAVVNIVIILSLMFLRNGHYSGLEFSFYFISALVSGISSAVLTIGLIPFFEAGFGILSTMKLIELSNPNHPLLRKILTEAPGTYHHSLMVANLAESACEAIGANGLLARVGCYYHDIGKTKRPQFFIENQMNIENPHDRLPPHTSKNIIIAHATDGAETLRKHRVPKEIVDIAEQHHGTTLLKYFYHKAKQNGLEANDEEFRYPGPKAQTKEAAVIGIADSVEAAVRSMSHPTNEQIESIVRNIISDRLQDGQMNECDITLKELETVAHTLCETLKGIFHSRIEYPEMTKQKVKQA